In Pseudovibrio brasiliensis, the following are encoded in one genomic region:
- a CDS encoding trypsin-like serine peptidase, which translates to MLLNVLSKCALAAALLIAAWAATPALAQDKPSKTEKFFPGIIGEDNREIIDSWDKPWNAIGRVNVAGFRSRSMCSGTLISDRMVITAAHCLYNARTGKAHVPSKINFVAGVRRDKFIAHTTAACTHLLDGYTFTKRPTLKHAATDVGVIILSKPLDVPPMPVISKAPQVTRNLDLTSAGYARDRPFLLAADKNCKLYKDRGNLWLTSCDTNYGGSGGPVMVEEDGQLKLTAIMVASAQNKFSIAVPKNVWAHLLEKTTCEGN; encoded by the coding sequence ATGCTTTTGAATGTTCTTTCTAAATGCGCTCTGGCTGCTGCTCTTCTGATAGCAGCGTGGGCTGCAACCCCAGCTCTGGCTCAGGACAAACCCAGCAAAACTGAAAAGTTCTTTCCCGGCATCATTGGCGAAGACAACCGTGAGATCATCGACAGCTGGGACAAGCCGTGGAACGCCATTGGCCGCGTCAACGTCGCTGGGTTCCGCTCCCGCTCCATGTGCTCTGGCACTCTGATCTCTGACCGTATGGTCATCACCGCCGCCCATTGCCTTTACAACGCGCGCACCGGCAAGGCGCACGTGCCCTCCAAGATCAACTTCGTGGCGGGCGTGCGCCGCGATAAGTTCATCGCCCACACCACAGCTGCGTGCACCCACCTGCTGGATGGCTACACCTTCACCAAGCGCCCAACTCTGAAACATGCCGCAACCGATGTGGGTGTGATCATCCTCTCAAAGCCGCTGGACGTGCCTCCCATGCCCGTGATCAGCAAAGCACCGCAAGTGACCCGCAACCTTGACCTTACCAGCGCCGGATACGCCAGAGACCGCCCATTCCTGCTCGCCGCCGATAAAAACTGCAAGCTCTACAAAGACCGCGGCAACCTCTGGCTCACCAGCTGCGACACCAACTACGGCGGCTCAGGTGGTCCTGTGATGGTGGAAGAAGACGGCCAACTCAAACTCACCGCCATCATGGTCGCCTCCGCTCAAAACAAATTCTCCATCGCCGTCCCAAAGAACGTCTGGGCCCACCTGCTTGAGAAAACCACCTGCGAAGGAAACTAG
- a CDS encoding DUF6058 family natural product biosynthesis protein — translation MLLNYLYSEFYEEQVFLDLLGLSSIDWQSLLERRVMPAASYLFTNSSLCVSFLGQYQERELYRFHLKSHRRWFEDLQCFGLTQEQAAKAFFLSRFRSAKEAFLAGELGARLHALHPDVMAAFDGDLEDRTWGHFLNGTYGICTRDGQPDTIFQKQAGVRFIEKMTEAQPHQFSKEHLGLLRQTVDFLDGVESDFAPHEVAHSSRQRCIIDVRERYLAGRIAA, via the coding sequence GTGCTGCTCAATTATCTTTACTCAGAGTTTTACGAGGAACAGGTGTTCCTTGATCTGCTTGGTCTTTCTTCAATCGACTGGCAGAGCCTGCTGGAGCGGCGGGTGATGCCTGCTGCCTCCTATCTGTTCACCAACAGCTCGCTGTGTGTCTCCTTCCTCGGACAATATCAGGAACGGGAGCTTTATCGCTTTCACCTGAAAAGTCATCGGCGCTGGTTTGAAGATCTGCAATGCTTTGGTCTGACACAGGAGCAAGCGGCCAAGGCATTCTTCCTCTCCCGTTTCCGCAGTGCTAAAGAGGCGTTTTTGGCCGGAGAACTAGGTGCGCGGCTGCACGCACTGCATCCTGATGTGATGGCTGCTTTTGATGGCGATCTGGAAGATCGCACCTGGGGCCATTTTCTCAACGGCACCTATGGCATCTGCACCCGCGATGGCCAGCCGGACACAATCTTCCAGAAACAGGCTGGCGTGCGGTTTATTGAGAAGATGACAGAGGCTCAGCCTCACCAGTTCTCAAAGGAGCACCTTGGCTTGCTGCGGCAAACCGTGGATTTTCTGGACGGAGTTGAATCTGACTTCGCCCCGCATGAGGTGGCGCATTCTTCAAGACAACGCTGTATCATTGATGTGCGGGAGCGGTATTTGGCGGGGCGGATTGCTGCTTAG
- a CDS encoding nuclear transport factor 2 family protein: MDTIGPIQNRVSRFFIDVDDRNWESVEGVMTSRVHLDYSSFGAGEPVDLTPAEITTAWKELLPGFDQTHHQVSNPLIESKEQKANVKVHATATHFIDGAEGGDLWVVYGTYNIALVHEGGTWKISRIQFNFKFQDGNMDLPVIAQARADAKAKAE; encoded by the coding sequence ATGGACACTATTGGGCCAATCCAAAATCGCGTAAGTCGTTTCTTCATTGATGTCGACGACCGAAATTGGGAGTCCGTCGAAGGTGTCATGACCAGCCGTGTGCATCTGGATTACTCCTCCTTTGGGGCAGGAGAACCCGTGGATCTGACACCAGCTGAAATCACAACAGCCTGGAAAGAGCTGCTGCCCGGTTTCGACCAGACCCACCACCAGGTCAGCAATCCGCTCATTGAATCCAAAGAGCAAAAAGCCAACGTGAAAGTCCACGCCACCGCCACCCATTTCATTGATGGCGCAGAGGGCGGTGATCTCTGGGTGGTCTATGGCACCTACAACATTGCGCTGGTGCATGAAGGCGGCACGTGGAAGATCAGCCGCATCCAGTTCAATTTCAAATTCCAAGACGGCAACATGGATCTGCCGGTCATCGCGCAGGCCCGCGCTGACGCGAAAGCCAAGGCCGAGTAA
- a CDS encoding LacI family DNA-binding transcriptional regulator: MAKKPDEIAKALGVSITTVRLVLGGKAEKYRISKATQARIREYVEEHGVKFDLTARSLKLKRTNTFGLIIPRLANPFFAKLSEELEHRCRETGYQLIISCSNSDEETEKELASGLVQRNVDGLFVVSSTSDSQQHLGKTISKPMVFLDRDYGNTDAPIITSSNFEGAKDLAAAIAKHADGEPVYFLIGGSNQPTITERARGYLEVMPQNTEKDWTLQSARNRTQDGEQMMLELWEKLGKAPQNLMVSSLPVLEGALAVLREKLGHIPPQLRLATFDDNKMLSFLPNEIWSVKQNEAEWAEAALEAMTQTMSSEKAHSKTIATRLIHRPKDQ; encoded by the coding sequence ATGGCCAAAAAGCCAGATGAAATTGCAAAGGCGCTGGGCGTCTCCATCACCACAGTGCGATTGGTGCTGGGCGGCAAGGCGGAAAAGTACCGCATCAGCAAAGCCACCCAAGCCCGCATTCGTGAGTATGTGGAAGAGCATGGCGTCAAATTTGATCTGACGGCCCGCAGCCTCAAGCTGAAACGCACCAACACCTTCGGCCTGATCATCCCGCGCTTAGCCAACCCGTTCTTCGCCAAGCTTTCCGAAGAACTGGAACACCGCTGCCGAGAAACCGGCTACCAGCTCATCATCAGTTGTTCCAATTCCGATGAGGAAACGGAAAAGGAGCTGGCCAGCGGCCTTGTTCAGCGCAATGTGGATGGCCTGTTCGTGGTGTCTTCCACCTCTGACAGCCAGCAACATTTGGGCAAAACCATCTCAAAACCAATGGTGTTTCTGGACCGGGACTACGGCAACACCGACGCGCCTATCATCACCTCCAGCAACTTTGAGGGTGCCAAAGACCTCGCCGCCGCCATTGCCAAACACGCAGACGGAGAGCCGGTCTACTTCCTCATCGGCGGCAGTAATCAGCCAACCATCACCGAGCGTGCTCGCGGTTATCTGGAAGTCATGCCGCAAAATACTGAGAAAGACTGGACCCTGCAATCTGCCCGCAACCGCACGCAGGATGGCGAGCAGATGATGCTGGAACTCTGGGAGAAGCTTGGCAAAGCCCCGCAGAACCTGATGGTGTCATCTCTGCCTGTTCTGGAAGGGGCATTGGCCGTCCTGCGCGAAAAGCTGGGCCACATTCCACCTCAGCTGCGTCTGGCCACCTTCGATGACAACAAAATGCTGTCTTTCTTGCCCAACGAGATCTGGTCGGTCAAACAGAACGAGGCAGAATGGGCCGAAGCGGCGCTGGAAGCCATGACTCAGACCATGAGTAGCGAGAAGGCCCACAGCAAAACCATCGCCACGCGCCTGATCCACCGGCCTAAAGATCAGTAA